The segment CGTGTCTTTACGGAAGAAGAGACAAAGATATTGAATGCCTTAGGCCCGCCTCCTCGGGGCGATGAAGTGGATATCGAGGGTGTGTCTGTGGTTGAAGCCAATTGATGTGATGCGCGATGCTTTGGGCAGGCGTGGCAATTGGCAGGCCGTGGCGTGCTATGTGATGTGGCACGTATAAGGGGCGCGCTCATTTTTTCTTCCTCCGAGATTGGAGAGCGTATGTCAGTATGCCACGTCATGTGTCATGGATGACAATCCTTCATGTGTGCGATGATGGCCGGACGCTATTCTATTATTTATGCGGATCCCCCTTGGGACTATAAGGGGCAGTTACAGCATAATGGTGCGGGTGGGCGTGATACGGGGGGTGCGTTAAGGCATTACCCCACCATGACGGCACAAGAGATGGCGTGTTTAGACATTGGGCGGTATGCGGCAGATGATTGTTTGTTATTTTTATGGGCGACGAGTCCCCATTTAGACCAAGCCATTGATTTAGGGAAGAATTGGGGTTTTTCTTGGGCGACGGTGGCGTTTGTTTGGGATAAGGAGAAGACGAATCCGGGCTTTTATACGTTATCGCAATGTGAGTTATGTTTAGTGATGAAGCGTGGGCGTATTCCTATGCCTCGTGGGGCGCGGAATATGAAGCAGATGGTGAGGGAAAGACGCCGTGCGCACTCGACCAAGCCTGACGAGGTACGCCGCCGTATTGAGGGTATGTTTCCCCGTCACAAGCGTTTAGAGCTCTTTGCTCGGGAACGGCATGCGGGATGGGATTGTATCGGGCGGGAGACGGGGGATATATGGCGGATAACGACAGAAGGGGTATGTGCCTATCGTTCGTTGTTAGCGCAACGCAAGGCGTCTCTTGACAGAGAGTTGGCGCGTCTTGATATGTTGCATGGCTCTGGGGCGTTGGTGATGATAAATAATCGGTCGGGTGTCAGCCTTGAGGGTGGGGCTGAGCGTGGCTCCTAGGGCATTTCGCCGCGTATGCGTTTTTCGCGTTCTTCTTTGAGCTTGGGGTCTTCGAAGACGCGATTTTTGAGGAGCCACAGGGCGCTTCGTGTCCATGTTTGGTCTGTATTCCCTCGGATAGCGGCGCTGTATTGTCCTGTGAGTTGTCCGCTATGGGTATCTCTCAGATAGAAATTGATATTGAGGATAAGGTTACTGACTTTTTGGATAAGACATCCCATAGAGACATCGGCGCCAAGCTGGAGGGCGACTTCAGCTTCACACCCTGGGCATTCGCGGAACAAGCCTTCGGCGGCGAATCGTGCGTGGGGAGAGTCCAATTCATTGGCGCGTGATGTATCAACGAGGTCATAGACGTGGCGTCTTTTAATATCCTCGATAATAATATCGGTGATAAGGTCAAGGCGTTTTGTTTGCGCGTGCAGAATATCGGGGAGTTGCCCGCCTGATGTATCGAAGAGCTCACACTTAAAGACGGCGAGTTTTGGTTTTTCCTGTGCTTGTGCGACATGGGCTACAGCAGGGGGCACAGCAAGCACGAGCATAAGGGCGATGACGAGGATAAAGCGGTCCATGGGACAGGCGAGATAAGAGAGAACGGATAGGAACGCTCACCAGCATAAGGCCATTCCCCATCCTTTGCAAGCCATCCTAGCCGACAGGGTAGGGACAAAGAGTACCATACTCCTAACAGAAGGGTATGATATGCTATACGGCGTATAATCTATGTGGGATGATAGGATGACAAGACGTAAAGAGGGACTATCGAAGAAAAAACAAGTGTTGGAGGCACTTTTTCAACATTGCTTGGAGCAAGGAGATATGACGTTCGGTAATGATGTCGTGAATCGTATTGCTAAGGAGAAAGGCTTTAAGAATCACTTTGATGCGGTGAAGATAGATAGGCGAGAACTTCTTCCCGACACGCTCATGGAGCGTGATTATGTTCTTGCCCATGTGGGGGGTGGTTACCATCAATTCATCAAAGGTGTCGATGTATGGTATCATTCCTTCGAGGGCATAGCACCCCATGAGCGCAAAAAGTGGGCTTATAGACCCAGTATCCTCAATCACGTCAATGACAGCGAGAGCAACATGATTTCAATGTGTTTCAATCAACGCGTCACCTACGATTTTCTCTATAATGATACGAGCGCATCTCCTCTCAGCTATAATGCCCATAGGACAAAGATGGACGTGCGTTATTATGTGAAGGGTGATCTGCCCATTGAAGGAAAAAGGGTGCAGGTGGAAATTGACGCCACTTATGAACATGATGGCGTTGTCACCGTTTTAGAGGCAAAAAATGGATTCGGTGATAATTTTTCTCTATATCAATTGTTTCATCCCTATCTTTACTATAGAGGCATACAGAAGAATGATGAGCGGATTAAGGCTATCAATTGTTGTTACCTGTTGGGGAGCAAGGATAAAAAGATGGTGCGTTTATATCTTTATGATTTTAGGGATGACGAGCGTATAGGGTCGATACGCCTTCTTAAGAAGGCAGAGTATCAGCTCGTGCATGGGCGATAGAGGTTTGGTCACATCATGGCATTTCCCGTATCCTATAGAAACAAGGTCATTCATGGGGATGTTATGGAGACATTGCGTCGCCTTCCCGATGAGTGTGTGGATATGGTCTATGGCGACCCCGATTATAATGTGGGGGTTAATTATCGTGGGCGTTCTTACAAACGTTGTTGGGAGTCTTATATGGCATGGTATGGGAAGCTTGCATCGGAGTCTATGCGGGTGCTGAAGAAGGACGGCAATGCCTTTTTTTTGAATTATCCCAAGCAGAATGCCTATTTGCGTGTGTGCCATTTAGACAAGATCGCCTATGATGTCCAAGATTATGTGTGGGTTTATCATACGAATGTGGGGCATTCTCCCAGACGTTTCACGACGGCGCACCGTTCCATCTTGCACGCCCGTAAATCGAGCAAGAATCGGTTTTATAAGGAGCACGTCGCTATGCCCTATAAGAATCCCACAGATAGACGGATCAAGGCACGTATAGCCGCTGGTCATAAGGGAGCAATGCCCTATTCATGGGTGTTTCATCATTTGGTGAAGAATGTTTCGAAGGACAAGACAATTCATGCATGTCAAATT is part of the Alphaproteobacteria bacterium GM7ARS4 genome and harbors:
- a CDS encoding DUF3280 domain-containing protein is translated as MDRFILVIALMLVLAVPPAVAHVAQAQEKPKLAVFKCELFDTSGGQLPDILHAQTKRLDLITDIIIEDIKRRHVYDLVDTSRANELDSPHARFAAEGLFRECPGCEAEVALQLGADVSMGCLIQKVSNLILNINFYLRDTHSGQLTGQYSAAIRGNTDQTWTRSALWLLKNRVFEDPKLKEEREKRIRGEMP
- a CDS encoding transcriptional regulator translates to MCAMMAGRYSIIYADPPWDYKGQLQHNGAGGRDTGGALRHYPTMTAQEMACLDIGRYAADDCLLFLWATSPHLDQAIDLGKNWGFSWATVAFVWDKEKTNPGFYTLSQCELCLVMKRGRIPMPRGARNMKQMVRERRRAHSTKPDEVRRRIEGMFPRHKRLELFARERHAGWDCIGRETGDIWRITTEGVCAYRSLLAQRKASLDRELARLDMLHGSGALVMINNRSGVSLEGGAERGS
- a CDS encoding site-specific DNA-methyltransferase translates to MAFPVSYRNKVIHGDVMETLRRLPDECVDMVYGDPDYNVGVNYRGRSYKRCWESYMAWYGKLASESMRVLKKDGNAFFLNYPKQNAYLRVCHLDKIAYDVQDYVWVYHTNVGHSPRRFTTAHRSILHARKSSKNRFYKEHVAMPYKNPTDRRIKARIAAGHKGAMPYSWVFHHLVKNVSKDKTIHACQIPLGLVELLVKASTKEGDSVFVLFGGSGSEVVRIQELRRLFLSCEIHKDYHEMIQDRLANQGIIAPQYRLLVQMRAEKHRP